In Prunus dulcis chromosome 1, ALMONDv2, whole genome shotgun sequence, the following are encoded in one genomic region:
- the LOC117637626 gene encoding sugar transport protein MST4-like, whose product MAGGGFGTGTGGGDFEAKITPLVIISCILASSGGLMFGYDVGISGGVTSMPEFLREFFPTVYKKNSQPGLESNYCKYDNQGLQLFTSSLYLAALVATFVASYTTKSLGRKLTMLMAGIFFLVGTVFNAAAVNLAMLIIGRILLGCGVGFANQAVPLFLSEVAPTRIRGSLNILFQLMCTIGILVANMINYGTSKMSGPNGWRISLGLAAIPALLLTMGSLIVTDTPNSLIARGKMEEGKAILKKIRGVDNVEPEFLEIVEASRAANEVKHPFRNLLKRRNRPQLVIAICMQIFQQLTGINAIMFYAPVLFKTLGFKSDASLYSSAITGAVNVLSTVVSIYFVDRAGRRVLLLEAGVQMFLSQIVITVVLGIKLKDDVNNLGHGLGILVLVFVCSFVASFAWSWGPLGWLIPSEIFALDARSAGQSVAVFFNMLFTFIIAQAFLSMLCHMMFAIFLFFAIWVFAMTLFTLFLIPETKGVPIEEMTERVWKKHWFWKRYMDEVEDNPKAQANA is encoded by the exons ATGGCGGGTGGTGGATTTGGGACCGGGACGGGAGGAGGAGACTTTGAGGCAAAGATCACACCTCTTGTGATCATTTCTTGCATATTGGCCTCCAGCGGAGGCCTCATGTTTGGTTATGACGTTGGTATTTCCG GGGGTGTTACATCCATGCCGGAGTTCCTGAGGGAATTCTTCCCAACAGTGTATAAGAAGAACAGCCAGCCCGGACTTGAAAGCAATTACTGTAAATACGATAATCAGGGCTTGCAGCTGTTCACGTCTTCATTGTACCTCGCTGCTTTGGTAGCTACCTTCGTTGCGTCCTACACAACCAAATCGCTAGGCCGAAAGCTAACCATGTTGATGGCGGGGATTTTCTTCCTCGTCGGAACAGTTTTCAATGCTGCAGCTGTTAACCTTGCCATGCTTATCATTGGCAGGATCTTACTTGGTTGTGGAGTTGGTTTTGCAAACCAG GCGGTGCCACTTTTCCTTTCGGAGGTTGCACCCACAAGAATTCGTGGGTCACTAAATATACTCTTCCAGCTGATGTGCACCATTGGCATTCTTGTAGCAAACATGATCAACTATGGAACTTCCAA AATGTCAGGGCCAAATGGATGGAGGATATCACTGGGTTTAGCTGCCATTCCAGCACTCTTGTTAACCATGGGGTCTCTCATTGTAACAGACACTCCTAACAGTTTGATTGCTCGCGGTAAGATGGAGGAAGGGAAAGCGATTCTTAAAAAGATTCGCGGTGTTGACAACGTCGAACCAGAGTTCTTAGAAATTGTTGAGGCCAGTCGTGCGGCTAATGAAGTGAAGCATCCCTTCAGAAATCTCCTTAAGCGCAGAAACAGGCCTCAACTGGTCATTGCAATCTGCATGCAG ATTTTCCAGCAATTGACTGGCATTAACGCAATTATGTTCTACGCTCCCGTTTTGTTCAAGACCTTGGGATTTAAGAGTGACGCTTCCCTTTACTCATCCGCCATAACAGGAGCTGTCAATGTCCTCTCAACTGTTGTATCAATCTACTTTGTGGACAGAGCTGGTCGCCGCGTGCTCCTGCTAGAAGCGGGTGTTCAAATGTTCCTTTCTCAAATTGTGATTACAGTAGTGCTCGGAATCAAACTGAAGGACGACGTGAACAACCTCGGCCATGGCTTGGGAATTCTTGTGCTGGTTTTCGTGTGCAGTTTCGTTGCATCCTTTGCATGGTCTTGGGGACCTCTTGGGTGGTTGATTCCAAGTGAGATTTTCGCACTAGATGCTCGCTCAGCCGGCCAAAGTGTGGCTGTCTTTTTCAACATGCTCTTCACCTTTATTATAGCCCAGGCCTTCCTCTCAATGCTTTGCCACATGATGTTTGccattttcttgttcttcgCAATTTGGGTCTTCGCCATGACTCTCTTTACTCTCTTCTTAATTCCCGAGACGAAAGGTGTCCCTATTGAAGAGATGACTGAGAGAGTATGGAAGAAGCACTGGTTCTGGAAGCGATATATGGATGAAGTCGAAGATAATCCCAAGGCCCAGGCAAATGCTTAA